In Limosilactobacillus sp. WILCCON 0051, a single window of DNA contains:
- the rplO gene encoding 50S ribosomal protein L15, whose translation MKLNELKPAAGSRFKRLRKGRGLSSGHGFTSGRGTKGQKAHGKTRLGFEGGQMPLYRQMPKRGFSNINRKEYAIVNLTTLNRFDDGAEVTPAVLLENGVIKNVKSGVKILGNGKLTKKLTVKANKFSASAIKAIEAAGGKTEVM comes from the coding sequence ATGAAATTAAACGAATTGAAGCCAGCTGCTGGTTCCCGTTTCAAGCGTCTGCGTAAGGGTCGTGGTCTGTCATCTGGTCACGGTTTCACTTCTGGTCGTGGTACTAAGGGTCAAAAGGCTCATGGTAAGACTCGTCTGGGCTTTGAAGGGGGCCAAATGCCTCTGTACCGTCAAATGCCAAAGCGTGGTTTCAGCAACATCAACCGTAAGGAATACGCTATTGTAAACCTGACGACGCTGAACCGTTTTGATGATGGTGCCGAAGTTACGCCAGCTGTTCTGCTGGAAAACGGCGTGATCAAGAACGTTAAAAGCGGTGTTAAGATTCTGGGCAATGGTAAGTTGACCAAGAAGCTGACCGTTAAAGCCAACAAGTTTTCTGCTTCAGCTATTAAGGCAATTGAAGCTGCTGGTGGTAAAACTGAGGTGATGTAA
- a CDS encoding adenylate kinase produces the protein MNLVLMGLPGAGKGTQAQEIVKDFDIPHISTGDIFRAAIKNETPMGLEAKKYIDKGELVPDEVTNGIVKERLAQDDTKQGFMLDGFPRNLAQAEALNKMLADDGRKLDAVIDIDVNPDVLVKRLSSRIICRKCGTTYNTLSNPPKVEGTCDVCGSHDFYQRDDDKPATVKNRLDVNIKLNTPLIDFYKQMGILHEIDGEQDIDKVYQAVKEVLTSL, from the coding sequence ATGAACCTCGTTTTGATGGGTCTGCCTGGTGCCGGTAAAGGTACGCAAGCCCAAGAAATCGTCAAGGACTTTGATATCCCACATATCTCAACTGGTGATATCTTCCGGGCAGCAATCAAGAACGAAACGCCAATGGGTCTGGAAGCCAAGAAATATATCGATAAAGGCGAATTGGTCCCTGACGAAGTTACGAATGGCATTGTGAAGGAACGTTTGGCTCAAGATGACACCAAACAAGGTTTCATGTTGGATGGCTTCCCTCGCAACTTGGCGCAAGCCGAAGCCCTCAACAAGATGTTGGCTGATGATGGCCGTAAGTTGGATGCAGTAATCGACATTGATGTTAACCCTGACGTGTTGGTTAAGCGTCTGAGCAGCCGAATCATTTGCCGGAAGTGTGGTACGACCTACAACACGCTTTCCAACCCACCAAAGGTTGAAGGCACTTGTGATGTCTGTGGTTCCCACGACTTCTACCAACGTGATGATGATAAGCCCGCAACCGTTAAGAACCGGTTAGACGTCAACATTAAACTGAACACGCCACTGATCGACTTTTACAAGCAAATGGGGATTCTCCATGAGATCGATGGTGAACAAGACATCGATAAGGTTTATCAAGCCGTTAAGGAAGTTCTGACTAGCCTTTAA
- the rpsE gene encoding 30S ribosomal protein S5 — MASQSYIDPSKLDLEDQVVSINRVTKVVKGGRRLRFAALVIVGDKKGHVGFGTGKAQEVPEAIRKASAAAQKNLIEVPIVGTTIPHEVIGTFGGGKIMLKPAVEGSGVAAGGAVRNVMELAGVADVTSKRLGSNTPINVVRATFEGLKALKSAEEVSQLRGVSVDHLAE, encoded by the coding sequence ATGGCATCACAATCTTACATTGACCCATCCAAGCTGGATCTGGAAGATCAAGTCGTTTCGATCAACCGGGTTACCAAGGTTGTTAAGGGTGGTCGTCGTCTGCGCTTTGCCGCTTTGGTAATTGTCGGCGACAAGAAGGGTCACGTTGGTTTTGGTACTGGTAAGGCTCAAGAAGTTCCAGAAGCTATCCGCAAGGCTTCTGCAGCTGCTCAAAAGAACCTGATTGAAGTTCCAATCGTTGGTACGACCATTCCTCACGAAGTTATTGGTACTTTCGGCGGTGGCAAGATCATGCTCAAGCCAGCCGTTGAAGGTTCTGGGGTTGCTGCCGGTGGTGCGGTTCGTAACGTTATGGAACTGGCCGGCGTTGCTGACGTTACTTCCAAGCGTTTGGGCTCCAACACGCCAATCAACGTTGTTCGTGCAACGTTTGAAGGTCTGAAGGCTCTGAAGAGTGCCGAAGAAGTTTCTCAACTTCGTGGCGTCTCCGTTGATCACCTGGCAGAATAA
- the secY gene encoding preprotein translocase subunit SecY, with translation MFTTVKNAFKVKDIRKKILFTLFVLIVYRLGASITVPGVNAAALEQISSTGLASILNTFSGGGLDNYSLFAMGVSPYITAQIVVQLLQMDIVPKFVEWSKQGEVGRRKLNQATRWLTIVLGFIQSIGITAGFNALSTIKLVNNPGVETYITIGLILTAGTMFATWLGDMITERGLGNGVSMLIFAGIIAEMPNGIKQLWNDQITGESGANLWMGIGFIALVVVAILAIVTFVTWFQQAERRLPIQYTRRTTTSPSNSYLPLKINVSGVIPVIFAGSFISTPQTILMAFQQNHSQDTWYQVMTTIFNMQSGPGIALYVFLIVVFTFFYAFVQVNPEKLAENLQKQGSYISGVWPGKGTQDFVSGLLMRLSTVGSLFLGLISLIPLLASNIWNLSQSIGLGGTSLLIVVQIALDVVRQMRSLTMKREYIGFIRE, from the coding sequence TTGTTCACAACCGTCAAAAATGCATTCAAGGTTAAGGATATTCGTAAGAAGATTCTGTTCACCTTGTTTGTACTGATTGTTTACCGGTTAGGTGCCTCTATTACGGTACCCGGTGTAAATGCTGCTGCCTTAGAGCAGATCTCTAGTACCGGCTTGGCATCAATCTTGAACACTTTCAGTGGTGGCGGTTTGGATAACTACTCATTATTTGCGATGGGGGTTTCCCCGTACATCACGGCTCAAATCGTAGTTCAACTTCTTCAAATGGATATCGTTCCTAAGTTTGTCGAATGGAGCAAACAAGGGGAAGTTGGTCGACGGAAGCTTAATCAGGCTACGCGATGGTTAACGATCGTCCTTGGTTTTATCCAATCGATTGGAATCACCGCGGGCTTTAACGCATTAAGCACGATTAAACTGGTTAACAATCCGGGGGTGGAAACCTATATCACGATTGGTCTGATTTTAACTGCCGGAACCATGTTTGCTACTTGGTTAGGGGACATGATTACCGAGCGCGGTCTCGGTAATGGTGTTTCAATGCTGATCTTTGCTGGGATCATCGCTGAAATGCCAAATGGGATCAAGCAGTTATGGAATGATCAGATCACTGGTGAATCTGGCGCAAACCTCTGGATGGGAATTGGCTTTATTGCCCTGGTTGTAGTTGCGATATTGGCAATCGTGACGTTCGTTACCTGGTTTCAACAGGCCGAACGGCGTTTGCCGATTCAATACACGCGGCGGACAACTACTTCGCCGTCAAACAGTTATCTTCCATTAAAGATCAACGTTTCTGGGGTGATTCCAGTGATCTTTGCTGGCTCGTTTATCTCGACGCCGCAAACGATCTTAATGGCCTTTCAGCAAAATCATAGTCAAGATACCTGGTATCAGGTTATGACAACGATTTTTAATATGCAGTCTGGTCCAGGCATTGCGCTGTATGTATTTTTGATTGTTGTATTTACCTTTTTCTACGCCTTTGTTCAAGTTAATCCAGAAAAACTCGCGGAAAACTTGCAAAAGCAAGGCAGCTACATCTCTGGCGTTTGGCCAGGCAAAGGCACGCAGGACTTTGTTTCAGGACTGTTGATGCGTTTGTCTACGGTTGGATCGTTATTCTTGGGATTGATTTCATTGATTCCGCTGCTGGCCAGCAACATCTGGAACCTTAGCCAATCAATTGGTTTAGGTGGTACCAGTTTGTTGATTGTCGTTCAAATTGCCTTGGACGTTGTCCGGCAGATGCGTAGTTTAACGATGAAACGTGAGTATATTGGATTTATCCGCGAATAA
- the rplN gene encoding 50S ribosomal protein L14 produces the protein MIQQESRLKVADNSGAREILVIKILGGSRVKTGNIGDIIVATVKQATPGGVVKKGDVVKAVVVRTKHGLHRKDGSYIKFDENAAVLINNDKSPKGTRIFGPIARELRDDDFMKIISLAPEVL, from the coding sequence GTGATTCAACAGGAAAGTCGGTTGAAGGTCGCTGACAACTCAGGTGCCCGCGAAATCTTGGTAATCAAGATCTTGGGTGGTTCCCGTGTTAAGACCGGTAATATTGGTGACATTATTGTCGCTACTGTAAAACAAGCAACACCAGGTGGCGTTGTCAAAAAGGGTGACGTTGTAAAGGCCGTCGTTGTACGGACGAAGCATGGTCTGCACCGTAAGGACGGTTCATACATCAAGTTTGACGAAAACGCTGCTGTCCTGATCAACAACGACAAGAGCCCTAAGGGTACCCGTATTTTTGGCCCAATCGCTCGTGAGCTGCGTGATGATGACTTTATGAAGATCATCTCCCTGGCTCCAGAAGTTCTGTAA
- the rpsQ gene encoding 30S ribosomal protein S17, translating to MSDERNARKVYQGRVVSDKMDKTITVVIDTYKSAPVYGKRVRYSKKYYAHDENNEAKSGDTVEIMETRPLSAKKRFRLVKIVKKAD from the coding sequence ATGAGTGATGAACGTAATGCACGTAAGGTCTACCAAGGCCGCGTTGTTTCCGACAAGATGGACAAGACCATCACTGTCGTAATCGACACTTACAAGAGTGCCCCAGTTTACGGCAAGCGTGTACGGTACTCAAAGAAGTACTACGCTCACGATGAAAACAACGAAGCAAAGTCCGGCGATACGGTTGAAATCATGGAAACTCGGCCTCTGTCTGCTAAGAAGCGTTTCCGTCTGGTTAAGATCGTTAAGAAAGCTGATTAA
- a CDS encoding type Z 30S ribosomal protein S14 encodes MAKKSMIAKCNRPAKYSTRAYTRCVRCGRPHSVYRKFHLCRICLRQLAHEGQIPGMKKASW; translated from the coding sequence TTGGCTAAAAAATCAATGATCGCTAAGTGCAACCGCCCAGCCAAGTACTCCACGCGTGCCTACACGCGTTGTGTTCGTTGTGGCCGTCCGCACTCCGTTTACCGTAAGTTCCACCTATGCCGGATTTGCTTGCGTCAACTTGCCCATGAAGGACAAATTCCTGGTATGAAGAAGGCTAGCTGGTAA
- the rplE gene encoding 50S ribosomal protein L5, with amino-acid sequence MENRLKAKYESEVRPALTDKFNYTSVMAVPKIDKIVLNMGVGDATQNSKLLDEAVEELGLIAGQKPLITKAKKSIAGFRLREGMSIGAKVTLRGTRMYDFLDKLINVSLPRVRDFHGVSNKSFDGHGNYTLGVREQLIFPEIDYDKVNHVRGLDIVIVTTANSDEEGHELLAQMGMPFAK; translated from the coding sequence ATGGAAAACCGTTTAAAAGCAAAGTACGAAAGTGAAGTACGTCCAGCTTTGACTGACAAGTTCAACTACACTTCTGTAATGGCTGTTCCTAAGATCGACAAGATCGTTTTGAACATGGGTGTCGGTGACGCTACTCAAAACTCCAAGCTGTTGGATGAAGCTGTTGAAGAACTGGGTCTGATTGCTGGTCAAAAGCCACTGATCACTAAGGCTAAGAAGTCCATCGCCGGCTTCCGTCTGCGTGAAGGTATGTCCATCGGTGCCAAGGTTACGCTGCGCGGTACTCGTATGTACGACTTCCTGGACAAGCTGATCAACGTTTCACTGCCACGTGTTCGTGACTTCCATGGTGTATCAAACAAGTCATTTGATGGTCACGGTAACTACACGTTGGGTGTTCGCGAACAACTGATCTTCCCAGAAATCGACTACGACAAGGTTAACCACGTTCGCGGTCTGGACATTGTTATCGTTACGACTGCCAACTCTGATGAAGAAGGTCATGAATTGCTTGCTCAAATGGGCATGCCATTCGCTAAGTAA
- the rplF gene encoding 50S ribosomal protein L6, producing MSRIGYKAIELPQGVEVSQSGNVVTVKGPKGTLSREISPLIKMNVTDSEVTFERENDDKKAKMVHGTTRANVNNMIEGVVNGFKKTLKLVGVGYRAQAKGSKLILTVGYSNPVEMEKPEDLEVNVPDNTTIEISGINKEHVGQFAAEVRAVRSPEPYKGKGIRYEDEYILRKEGKTGK from the coding sequence ATGAGTCGTATTGGTTACAAGGCAATCGAACTGCCACAAGGCGTAGAGGTTTCTCAATCAGGCAACGTCGTAACTGTTAAGGGGCCTAAGGGTACTCTGAGTCGCGAAATCTCCCCATTGATCAAGATGAACGTTACTGACAGCGAAGTAACGTTTGAACGGGAAAATGACGACAAGAAGGCTAAGATGGTCCACGGTACTACGCGTGCCAATGTTAACAACATGATCGAAGGTGTTGTCAACGGGTTTAAGAAGACTCTGAAGCTGGTCGGTGTTGGTTACCGTGCTCAAGCCAAGGGTAGCAAGCTGATCCTGACTGTTGGTTACTCCAACCCAGTTGAAATGGAAAAGCCAGAAGATCTGGAAGTTAACGTTCCAGACAACACGACGATTGAAATCAGCGGTATCAACAAAGAACACGTTGGCCAATTTGCTGCCGAAGTTCGTGCCGTTCGTTCACCAGAACCTTACAAGGGTAAGGGTATTCGTTACGAAGATGAATACATCCTGCGTAAGGAAGGTAAGACTGGTAAGTAA
- the rplX gene encoding 50S ribosomal protein L24, with the protein MFLKTGDKVRVIAGKDKGKEGTIKKVLVKENRVIVEGVNQIKKHQKPNNANPNGGIIDAEAPIQASNVMLIDPSTNEPTRVGFKVVDGKKVRVAKKSGKTID; encoded by the coding sequence ATGTTTTTAAAGACAGGTGACAAGGTTCGCGTCATCGCCGGTAAGGACAAGGGCAAGGAAGGTACCATCAAGAAGGTCCTGGTCAAGGAAAACCGCGTGATCGTTGAAGGCGTTAACCAAATCAAGAAACATCAAAAGCCAAACAACGCTAACCCAAACGGTGGGATTATTGATGCAGAAGCACCAATCCAAGCATCTAACGTTATGCTGATTGACCCATCTACCAACGAACCTACTCGTGTTGGTTTCAAGGTCGTTGACGGTAAAAAAGTTCGTGTTGCCAAGAAGTCTGGCAAGACGATCGACTAA
- the rpsH gene encoding 30S ribosomal protein S8, with the protein MSMSDPIADFLTRIRNANMAHHDSVEVPASKMKKDIAEILKQEGFIRDVEYVEDNKQGIIRVFLKYGKDGERVISGLKRISKPGLRSYVKADAVPKVLNGLGIAIISTSEGVVTDKVARAKKIGGEVIAYIW; encoded by the coding sequence ATGTCTATGAGTGATCCAATTGCAGATTTTCTGACTCGGATTCGCAATGCCAACATGGCACACCACGATTCTGTAGAAGTACCTGCATCAAAGATGAAGAAGGACATCGCTGAAATCTTGAAGCAAGAAGGTTTCATTCGCGATGTTGAATACGTTGAAGACAACAAGCAAGGCATCATCCGCGTATTCCTGAAGTACGGCAAGGATGGCGAACGTGTCATTTCTGGTCTGAAGCGGATTTCAAAGCCTGGTCTGCGTTCTTACGTTAAGGCTGACGCTGTGCCAAAGGTTCTCAATGGTTTGGGTATTGCCATCATCTCAACTTCTGAAGGGGTTGTGACTGACAAGGTTGCCCGTGCTAAGAAAATCGGTGGCGAAGTTATCGCCTACATTTGGTAA
- the rpmD gene encoding 50S ribosomal protein L30: MAKVKVTLIHSVAHRKPTQRRTVKALGLGKIGSSNVLPDNAATRGAIFKVAHLVSIEEVK, from the coding sequence ATGGCTAAAGTTAAAGTTACTTTGATCCACAGTGTTGCCCACCGTAAGCCAACTCAACGTCGTACGGTTAAGGCATTGGGTCTGGGCAAGATCGGCAGCTCCAATGTCCTGCCAGACAACGCGGCAACGCGTGGTGCAATCTTTAAGGTTGCTCACTTGGTTTCCATTGAAGAAGTCAAGTAA
- the rplR gene encoding 50S ribosomal protein L18, which yields MTVVISKPDKNKIRQRRHMRVRGKISGTAERPRLSVYRSNKNIYAQLIDDVKGVTLASASTLDSEVSGNTKTEQAAGVGALIAKRGVEKNISSVVFDRGGYLYHGRVQALAEAARENGLQF from the coding sequence GTGACAGTTGTGATTTCTAAACCAGATAAGAACAAGATCCGTCAACGCCGTCACATGCGCGTTCGCGGTAAGATCTCTGGTACTGCAGAGCGCCCACGTTTAAGTGTTTACCGTTCTAACAAAAACATTTACGCTCAATTGATTGATGACGTAAAGGGTGTGACGCTCGCAAGTGCCTCAACTCTCGACAGTGAAGTCAGTGGCAACACTAAGACGGAACAAGCTGCCGGTGTTGGTGCTCTGATCGCTAAGCGCGGTGTAGAAAAGAACATCAGCAGCGTTGTTTTTGACCGTGGTGGCTACCTGTACCATGGTCGTGTACAAGCCCTGGCTGAAGCAGCTCGTGAAAACGGTCTGCAATTCTAA